A genome region from Nycticebus coucang isolate mNycCou1 chromosome 4, mNycCou1.pri, whole genome shotgun sequence includes the following:
- the SNRPG gene encoding small nuclear ribonucleoprotein G isoform X1, whose product MSKAHPPELKKSSSVSRTFARPGERGPNGAGLFTSSLTLFRAPREPDQDLALRNLQPAQMSRGCLGSVVTHGSLSAVLPPSPEVLASGLPHALSPY is encoded by the exons ATGAGCAAAGCTCACCCTCCCGAACTGAAAAA GTCATCCTCCGTTTCCCGTACGTTCGCCCGTCCCGGCGAGCGTGGACCGAATGGTGCGGGCCTGTTCACTTCATCTCTTACTCTGTTCCGAGCCCCTCGGGAACCCGACCAGGATCTCGCGCTTCGGAACTTGCAGCCCGCTCAGATGTCGCGTGGCTGCTTGGGCAGCGTGGTCACCCATGGCAGCCTTTCGGCCGTCTTGCCTCCCAGTCCCGAGGTCCTGGCCTCTGGTCTTCCGCACGCTCTTTCTCCTTACTGA
- the FAM136A gene encoding protein FAM136A isoform X2 yields the protein MFRCSANCCEDSQASMQQVHQCIERCHAPLAQAQALVTLELEKFQDRLARCTMHCNDKAKDSIDAGSKELHVKQQLDSCVTKCVDDHMHLIPTMTKKMKESLISIGK from the exons ATGTTCCGGTGCAGTGCCAACTGCTGTGAAGACAGCCAGGCGTCCATGCAGCAGGTACACCAATGCATCGAGCGCTGCCAtgcgcctctggctcaagctcAGGCTCTGGTGACCCTTGAGTTGGAGAAGTTCCAG GACCGCCTGGCCCGATGCACCATGCATTGCAACGACAAAGCCAAAGATTCAATAGATGCAGGGAGTAAGGAGCTTCACGTGAAGCAGCAGCTGGACAGTTGTGTGACTAAGTGTGTTGATGACCACATGCACCTCATCCCAACTATGACCAAGAAGATGAAGGAGTCTCTCATATCCattgggaaataa
- the FAM136A gene encoding protein FAM136A isoform X1 translates to MAEVQQVRVQEAVDSMVKSLERENIRKMQGLMFRCSANCCEDSQASMQQVHQCIERCHAPLAQAQALVTLELEKFQDRLARCTMHCNDKAKDSIDAGSKELHVKQQLDSCVTKCVDDHMHLIPTMTKKMKESLISIGK, encoded by the exons ATGGCGGAGGTGCAGCAAGTGCGGGTGCAGGAGGCCGTGGACTCTATGGTGAAGAGCCTGGAGAGAGAGAATATCCGGAAGATGCAG GGCCTCATGTTCCGGTGCAGTGCCAACTGCTGTGAAGACAGCCAGGCGTCCATGCAGCAGGTACACCAATGCATCGAGCGCTGCCAtgcgcctctggctcaagctcAGGCTCTGGTGACCCTTGAGTTGGAGAAGTTCCAG GACCGCCTGGCCCGATGCACCATGCATTGCAACGACAAAGCCAAAGATTCAATAGATGCAGGGAGTAAGGAGCTTCACGTGAAGCAGCAGCTGGACAGTTGTGTGACTAAGTGTGTTGATGACCACATGCACCTCATCCCAACTATGACCAAGAAGATGAAGGAGTCTCTCATATCCattgggaaataa